Proteins encoded in a region of the Oligoflexus sp. genome:
- a CDS encoding DUF1428 domain-containing protein, giving the protein MSYVDFFCLPLPKGNEAKYKAQAEVFAAVMKEHGMLRYCEAVADDVPHGKVTDFYRSVNATEDETVVAAYCVWPDKKTRDTAWDVAMKDPRLANHGPESMPFDGKRMFWGGFKPLLEV; this is encoded by the coding sequence ATGAGCTACGTGGATTTCTTTTGTTTGCCGCTCCCGAAGGGTAATGAGGCCAAATACAAAGCTCAAGCCGAGGTATTTGCAGCCGTGATGAAGGAGCACGGCATGCTCCGCTACTGCGAGGCTGTGGCCGATGACGTCCCGCATGGAAAGGTCACGGATTTTTATCGCTCGGTCAATGCCACGGAAGATGAAACTGTCGTGGCGGCCTATTGCGTATGGCCTGATAAGAAAACCCGCGACACGGCGTGGGACGTGGCGATGAAAGACCCCAGACTCGCGAATCATGGGCCGGAATCCATGCCCTTCGATGGCAAACGGATGTTTTGGGGTGGGTTCAAACCTCTTCTCGAAGTTTAA